The region GCTGACATGGTACGGCGTGCACGCCAAGCGGGGTTTGGAAGCGATCGAGGCACATGGCATCCTGCCGAACCGCCTCGGCGTGCTGGTGCATGATTGCTTGGCGCCTTCTGGGGAAACTCGACGATTCCATCCATGCCTTGTACAATACCCATTTGTTGCGTGAACTGGTCTACGTGAAAGAAATCACCGGCAAGCAGTGGCCCGAGTCGATGATGCAATTGGTGCTTTGCGCCAACCGGCTCTGCACGGCGGCGCGGCGTCAACAACGCACGCTCGACCCCAACGATATGGCCGCCTTCAGCACTGACTACGACGCCCAAGTGCGGGAGGGAGAAGCGATCCATCCCGAAACCGCACAACAGTTGGGACAACGCGTTCGCAGAAAACAATCGGTCGCCGCCAATCTGCTTCGCCGCTTCCGCCTGCACGCCGACGCTATCCTGTTCTTCATCAGCAACCCGGCCGTGCCGTTCACCAATAACGTTGGCGAGCGCGTCGTGCTCATGTCCAAGGTTAAAAAATCTCAGAATGTTTCCGCACGCTCGCCGGCGCTGAACATTTCTGCACCATTCGCTCCTGCCACGACACGCTGCTCAAGCAAGGGCACGGCATGTTCACCATCCTGCAACGTGCCTTCGCTGGCAGTTTTATCCTCCCAGCCGCATAGCCGCTGCACAGTCACGATCCACTTTCAATAATGCGAAAATATTGTTGTATTGGCTATAATTGGCGCAGAGTTGCAAAAATATGCTTTAGGTATAATATTACGCCCCGAAGAATGATATATTTTTAAAAAAAATAATTTTAAATTGTTTTTTGAAATTCTATCTTCGGTTAATGCTTTATGGTTTAAAGCGGAAGATGTTGGCCTATATAGCCTATTTCTACCGTAAAGTTGTCTGGGCAAATGTAGAGGTGAATTCGTCCGGAACTTCCATAGCGGGCGTGTAACTCGTAGAGTTGGGTTTTACCTTTATGATTTTTAAAGAATCTATGTTCTTTTAGTTTGGGATTTGACATGACACTGTGGCTTTCTGGTGTAACTTTTCGCCCCCAAATTAATGGCGTCGTCTTATTCCATTTATTTGCGCTTGTATCTAAATCTTTCAGGCAGCCCAGTATGGTTTCAAATTGGTTATCTCCTATTTCTAAAATATTTCTTTCGACATCTAACCCAAAAATAAGTGATGGAAATATTTTTTCCCTTTCACTCCAAAAATTGGAAGACCTTATGTTGTTAAAGGCACAATCATTGTAGCGAATAATTATTTGATCAGCTTGAGATCTTCCGGCTAAGTTGTCGACTTTTTCAGTGGCTTGCACGATACTTCCATCTTGCAATAACTCCTCAAAATTCACTGTTAGCTGGTCGTTCTCCCAAATTTTATCAGTGGGAAGGGAAATGGCGATTGCTGCTTGAAGCGCACACAATACCAATGAGTCAGTTCCATATACATTTTTTATCGCTGGTTCACAGCCCAAGAAACGATCTTTTACATGACAAGGTAATTCGGCGAGCAACGGAGACTTTGTGGCTAAACCCATCCAATAACTTGCCTCCTGTCTAGTTTTTGGATCTCGAACAAGGAGAACTAATAGGTCATAAAAAGTTGTTTCACCGGATATTTTTATCTCGCTCATCTCTCGAGGTAGTCTTAGACTTCTGCCTAAGTTTGTTACTTTTGCTAATGCTGTCATGCCACATGCCAAATTAACCAATGCCGTTGATGCACTTCCAATTAACCATGTAGTTGGAGCTAATGAAGCTTCGTTGAAAATCATATCTCTCATCGCAAGCTACCTTTTAACTCTCGGGGCTAATAATTCAATTAAATTTTCGTCATGTTGATCGAAGAACCCTGGCGGCCAACTGTCGAGACGTCCATCCTCTCCGATTTCTGGACTTGTAACATGAGATTCCGTGCCGTCACGTTCAAAGTAGTGAAACGCAGCATCCGTAGATTTTAATCGTCCTTTGCCACCATTGCGGATATCAATTCGTACTCCGTTCATAACATGGTCGCTATGTGTTTCCATTATGACCTGGATTCCGGCCGCTGCAGCTCGTGCTGCCAATTGACCTAGTCGAGTCTGCCCACGTGGATGCATGTGGGCTTCTGGATTTTCCAATAATACTAATGCGCCCTTCTCAGACGAGAGGAGAGCAACTAAAACCGGCATGACATAACTAAGCCCAAATCCGACGTTAGTGGCTCGAAAAGGCCTAGTTTTGACGTCTCCAGGGCGATCAAACACAAATCCTGTCAGAACCGAATCGGCACGTCGGATAGCTTCAACGGAAAGGTGACTGCCGGGACTAAATTCTTGCAGCCAAGCATCAACTTGTCCCTCAAGGTTATAGCCATATATAGAAGAGTTCAGTAATCTTGGGTCATCTATTTCTAGAACTATCTTTTTCCCATATTCCAGTAAAAAATGTAAAACATATTCACCATGTAATCCCATATTTTTTTCGATTATATGAGATTCCGACAAGGGCAACACTTGCCGTGGGCCAAATCGCTCGGAAAAGACGTAATGAAAATGGGAACTGAAAGGTGATATTTTTTCACGTTCGGCAGTATTTATCCAATCTATCGTATCTCGAACTTCTCTAATTGCTAGTTTTAATTGATCATCTTCACTTTGGTTTGCCAAACTATTTAGAGTATTTAATGAGGTAATGTTTTGGATGAGTTCAGCTTCAGTTTTGAAGTTGCTATTTTTGAGGATGCTCTTCATCAAATAATTTAATTTTGGATCTGGTAGAATAGATGTTAAATTATCTGATTTGTTATCGTAAAAATACCAGAAATCTATTTTTTTTAAACTATGAAAAGTATTTTCTGTTTTTTTAAATAAATCTAAACTGATTCGAACATGATCAGCGTCAGCTCCTTCAAATAATATGTCAGATCCTGTGCCGAGTTTCGCCAATTCGCCGTTTAGTTCTAATCGGCCATTTCTTAGGTTTCCGCTGCGCCAGGATTGACGGAGCAATAATATACTTTGAATTATACTGCTTTTTCCCATTCCGTTTAATCCAGCCAGCAATGTAAACATAGCAATTGGGAGTTTTAAATCCTTAAAACACTTGAAATTTGTAAGGCGTATTTCTGATATCATTTCAAAATTTCCTTGATTAGATGTTCTATTTTTGAAAATCTCAATGCCACTCTAGTCGACGCTCCAGTGGAGGCTGATATAGACGCATTGAAATATTCATCACTTGCTAATTGTCTAAATTTTTCGTAAATCTCCAATTTCTTATTAATAAGTATTTTTTGCTGTTCATCTGAGCAGTGA is a window of Janthinobacterium sp. J1-1 DNA encoding:
- a CDS encoding transposase; the encoded protein is MIAWRLLGKLDDSIHALYNTHLLRELVYVKEITGKQWPESMMQLVLCANRLCTAARRQQRTLDPNDMAAFSTDYDAQVREGEAIHPETAQQLGQRVRRKQSVAANLLRRFRLHADAILFFISNPAVPFTNNVGERVVLMSKVKKSQNVSARSPALNISAPFAPATTRCSSKGTACSPSCNVPSLAVLSSQPHSRCTVTIHFQ
- a CDS encoding DUF3696 domain-containing protein — encoded protein: MISEIRLTNFKCFKDLKLPIAMFTLLAGLNGMGKSSIIQSILLLRQSWRSGNLRNGRLELNGELAKLGTGSDILFEGADADHVRISLDLFKKTENTFHSLKKIDFWYFYDNKSDNLTSILPDPKLNYLMKSILKNSNFKTEAELIQNITSLNTLNSLANQSEDDQLKLAIREVRDTIDWINTAEREKISPFSSHFHYVFSERFGPRQVLPLSESHIIEKNMGLHGEYVLHFLLEYGKKIVLEIDDPRLLNSSIYGYNLEGQVDAWLQEFSPGSHLSVEAIRRADSVLTGFVFDRPGDVKTRPFRATNVGFGLSYVMPVLVALLSSEKGALVLLENPEAHMHPRGQTRLGQLAARAAAAGIQVIMETHSDHVMNGVRIDIRNGGKGRLKSTDAAFHYFERDGTESHVTSPEIGEDGRLDSWPPGFFDQHDENLIELLAPRVKR